A section of the Pan paniscus chromosome 7, NHGRI_mPanPan1-v2.0_pri, whole genome shotgun sequence genome encodes:
- the PUF60 gene encoding poly(U)-binding-splicing factor PUF60 isoform X4 yields MATATIALQVNGQQGGGSEPAAAAAVVAAGDKWKPPQGTDSIKMENGQSTAAKLGLPPLTPEQQEALQKAKKYAMEQSIKSVLVKQTIAHQQQQLTNLQMAAVTMGFGDPLSPLQSMAAQRQRALAIMCRVYVGSIYYELGEDTIRQAFAPFGPIKSIDMSWDSVTMKHKGFAFVEYEVPEAAQLALEQMNSVMLGGRNIKVGRPSNIGQAQPIIDQLAEEARAFNRIYVASVHQDLSDDDIKSVFEAFGKIKSCTLARDPTTGKHKGYGFIEYEKAQSSQDAVSSMNLFDLGGQYLRVGKAVTPPMPLLTPATPGGLPPAAAVAAAAATAKITAQEAVAGAAVLGTLGTPGLVSPALTLAQPLGTLPQAVMAAQAPGVITGVTPARPPIPVTIPSVGVVNPILASPPTLGLLEPKKEKEEEELFPESERPEMLSEQEHMSISGSSARHMVMQKLLRKQESTVMVLRNMVDPKDIDDDLEGEVTEECGKFGAVNRVIIYQEKQGEEEDAEIIVKIFVEFSIASETHKAIQALNGRWFAGRKVVAEVYDQERFDNSDLSA; encoded by the exons ATGGCGACGGCGACCATAGCTCTC CAGGTCAATGGCCAGCAAGGAGGGGGGTCCgagccggcggcggcggcggcagtggTGGCAGCGGGAGACAAATGGAAACCTCCACAG GGCACAGACTCCATCAAGATGGAGAACGGGCAGAGCACAGCCGCCAAGCTGGGGCTGCCTCCCCTGACGCCCGAGCAGCAGGAGGCCCTTCAGAAG GCCAAGAAGTACGCCATGGAGCAGAGCATCAAGAGCGTGCTGGTGAAGCAGACCATCGcgcaccagcagcagcagctcacCAACCTGCAG ATGGCAGCAGTGACAATGGGCTTTGGAGATCCTCTCTCACCTTTGCAATCG ATGGCGGCTCAGCGGCAGCGGGCGCTGGCCATCATGTGCCGCGTCTACGTGGGCTCTATCTACTATGAGCTGGGGGAGGACACCATCCGCCAGGCCTTTGCCCCCTTTGGCCCCATCAAGAGCATCGACATGTCCTGGGACTCCGTCACCATGAAGCACAAG GGCTTTGCCTTCGTGGAGTATGAGGTCCCCGAAGCTGCACAGCTGGCCTTGGAGCAGATGAACTCGGTGATGCTGGGGGGCAGGAACATCAAG GTGGGCAGACCCAGCAACATAGGGCAGGCCCAGCCCATCATAGACCAGTTGGCTGAGGAGGCACGGGCCTTCAACCGCATCTACGTGGCCTCTGTGCACCAGGACCTCTCAGACGATGACATCAAGAGCGTGTTTGAGGCCTTTGGCAAGATCAAGTCCTGCACACTGGCCCGGGACCCCACAACTGGCAAGCACAAGGGCTACGGCTTCATTG AGTACGAGAAGGCCCAGTCGTCCCAAGATGCTGTGTCTTCCATGAACCTCTTTGACCTGGGTGGCCAGTACTTGCGGGTGGGCAAGGCTGTCACACCGCCCATGCCCCTACTCACACCAGCCACGCCTGGAGGCCTCCCACCTGCCGCTGCTGTGGCAGCTGCTGCAGCCACTGCCAAGATCACAGCTCAG GAAGCAGTGGCCGGAGCAGCGGTGCTGGGTACCCTGGGCACACCTGGACTGGTGTCCCCAGCATTGACCCTGGCCCAGCCCCTGGGCACTTTGCCCCAGGCTGTCATGGCTGCCCAGGCACCTGGAGTCATCACAG GTGTGACCCCAGCCCGTCCTCCTATCCCGGTCACCATCCCCTCGGTGGGAGTGGTGAACCCCATCCTGGCCAGCCCTCCAACGCTGGGTCTCCTGGAGcccaagaaggagaaggaagaagaggagctgTTTCCCGAGTCAGAGCGGCCAGAGATGCTGAGCGAGCAGGAGCACATGAGCATCTCGGGCAGTAGCGCCCGCCACATGGTGATGCAGAAGCTGCTCCGCAAGCAGGAG TCTACAGTGATGGTTCTGCGCAACATGGTGGACCCCAAGGACATCGATGATGACCTGGAAGGGGAGGTGACAGAGGAGTGTGGCAAGTTCGGGGCCGTGAACCGCGTCATCATCTACCAAGAGAAACAAGGCGAGGAGGAGGATGCGGAAATCATTGTCAAGATCTTTGTGGAGTTTTCCATAGCCTCCGAGACTCATAAGGCCATCCAGGCCCTCAATGGCCGCTGGTTTGCTGGCCGCAAGGTGGTGGCTGAAGTGTACGACCAGGAGCGTTTTGATAACAGTGACCTCTCTGCGTGA
- the PUF60 gene encoding poly(U)-binding-splicing factor PUF60 isoform X6, whose translation MATATIALQVNGQQGGGSEPAAAAAVVAAGDKWKPPQGTDSIKMENGQSTAAKLGLPPLTPEQQEALQKAKKYAMEQSIKSVLVKQTIAHQQQQLTNLQMAAQRQRALAIMCRVYVGSIYYELGEDTIRQAFAPFGPIKSIDMSWDSVTMKHKGFAFVEYEVPEAAQLALEQMNSVMLGGRNIKVGRPSNIGQAQPIIDQLAEEARAFNRIYVASVHQDLSDDDIKSVFEAFGKIKSCTLARDPTTGKHKGYGFIEYEKAQSSQDAVSSMNLFDLGGQYLRVGKAVTPPMPLLTPATPGGLPPAAAVAAAAATAKITAQEAVAGAAVLGTLGTPGLVSPALTLAQPLGTLPQAVMAAQAPGVITGVTPARPPIPVTIPSVGVVNPILASPPTLGLLEPKKEKEEEELFPESERPEMLSEQEHMSISGSSARHMVMQKLLRKQESTVMVLRNMVDPKDIDDDLEGEVTEECGKFGAVNRVIIYQEKQGEEEDAEIIVKIFVEFSIASETHKAIQALNGRWFAGRKVVAEVYDQERFDNSDLSA comes from the exons ATGGCGACGGCGACCATAGCTCTC CAGGTCAATGGCCAGCAAGGAGGGGGGTCCgagccggcggcggcggcggcagtggTGGCAGCGGGAGACAAATGGAAACCTCCACAG GGCACAGACTCCATCAAGATGGAGAACGGGCAGAGCACAGCCGCCAAGCTGGGGCTGCCTCCCCTGACGCCCGAGCAGCAGGAGGCCCTTCAGAAG GCCAAGAAGTACGCCATGGAGCAGAGCATCAAGAGCGTGCTGGTGAAGCAGACCATCGcgcaccagcagcagcagctcacCAACCTGCAG ATGGCGGCTCAGCGGCAGCGGGCGCTGGCCATCATGTGCCGCGTCTACGTGGGCTCTATCTACTATGAGCTGGGGGAGGACACCATCCGCCAGGCCTTTGCCCCCTTTGGCCCCATCAAGAGCATCGACATGTCCTGGGACTCCGTCACCATGAAGCACAAG GGCTTTGCCTTCGTGGAGTATGAGGTCCCCGAAGCTGCACAGCTGGCCTTGGAGCAGATGAACTCGGTGATGCTGGGGGGCAGGAACATCAAG GTGGGCAGACCCAGCAACATAGGGCAGGCCCAGCCCATCATAGACCAGTTGGCTGAGGAGGCACGGGCCTTCAACCGCATCTACGTGGCCTCTGTGCACCAGGACCTCTCAGACGATGACATCAAGAGCGTGTTTGAGGCCTTTGGCAAGATCAAGTCCTGCACACTGGCCCGGGACCCCACAACTGGCAAGCACAAGGGCTACGGCTTCATTG AGTACGAGAAGGCCCAGTCGTCCCAAGATGCTGTGTCTTCCATGAACCTCTTTGACCTGGGTGGCCAGTACTTGCGGGTGGGCAAGGCTGTCACACCGCCCATGCCCCTACTCACACCAGCCACGCCTGGAGGCCTCCCACCTGCCGCTGCTGTGGCAGCTGCTGCAGCCACTGCCAAGATCACAGCTCAG GAAGCAGTGGCCGGAGCAGCGGTGCTGGGTACCCTGGGCACACCTGGACTGGTGTCCCCAGCATTGACCCTGGCCCAGCCCCTGGGCACTTTGCCCCAGGCTGTCATGGCTGCCCAGGCACCTGGAGTCATCACAG GTGTGACCCCAGCCCGTCCTCCTATCCCGGTCACCATCCCCTCGGTGGGAGTGGTGAACCCCATCCTGGCCAGCCCTCCAACGCTGGGTCTCCTGGAGcccaagaaggagaaggaagaagaggagctgTTTCCCGAGTCAGAGCGGCCAGAGATGCTGAGCGAGCAGGAGCACATGAGCATCTCGGGCAGTAGCGCCCGCCACATGGTGATGCAGAAGCTGCTCCGCAAGCAGGAG TCTACAGTGATGGTTCTGCGCAACATGGTGGACCCCAAGGACATCGATGATGACCTGGAAGGGGAGGTGACAGAGGAGTGTGGCAAGTTCGGGGCCGTGAACCGCGTCATCATCTACCAAGAGAAACAAGGCGAGGAGGAGGATGCGGAAATCATTGTCAAGATCTTTGTGGAGTTTTCCATAGCCTCCGAGACTCATAAGGCCATCCAGGCCCTCAATGGCCGCTGGTTTGCTGGCCGCAAGGTGGTGGCTGAAGTGTACGACCAGGAGCGTTTTGATAACAGTGACCTCTCTGCGTGA
- the PUF60 gene encoding poly(U)-binding-splicing factor PUF60 isoform X7 — MATATIALVNGQQGGGSEPAAAAAVVAAGDKWKPPQGTDSIKMENGQSTAAKLGLPPLTPEQQEALQKAKKYAMEQSIKSVLVKQTIAHQQQQLTNLQMAAQRQRALAIMCRVYVGSIYYELGEDTIRQAFAPFGPIKSIDMSWDSVTMKHKGFAFVEYEVPEAAQLALEQMNSVMLGGRNIKVGRPSNIGQAQPIIDQLAEEARAFNRIYVASVHQDLSDDDIKSVFEAFGKIKSCTLARDPTTGKHKGYGFIEYEKAQSSQDAVSSMNLFDLGGQYLRVGKAVTPPMPLLTPATPGGLPPAAAVAAAAATAKITAQEAVAGAAVLGTLGTPGLVSPALTLAQPLGTLPQAVMAAQAPGVITGVTPARPPIPVTIPSVGVVNPILASPPTLGLLEPKKEKEEEELFPESERPEMLSEQEHMSISGSSARHMVMQKLLRKQESTVMVLRNMVDPKDIDDDLEGEVTEECGKFGAVNRVIIYQEKQGEEEDAEIIVKIFVEFSIASETHKAIQALNGRWFAGRKVVAEVYDQERFDNSDLSA; from the exons ATGGCGACGGCGACCATAGCTCTC GTCAATGGCCAGCAAGGAGGGGGGTCCgagccggcggcggcggcggcagtggTGGCAGCGGGAGACAAATGGAAACCTCCACAG GGCACAGACTCCATCAAGATGGAGAACGGGCAGAGCACAGCCGCCAAGCTGGGGCTGCCTCCCCTGACGCCCGAGCAGCAGGAGGCCCTTCAGAAG GCCAAGAAGTACGCCATGGAGCAGAGCATCAAGAGCGTGCTGGTGAAGCAGACCATCGcgcaccagcagcagcagctcacCAACCTGCAG ATGGCGGCTCAGCGGCAGCGGGCGCTGGCCATCATGTGCCGCGTCTACGTGGGCTCTATCTACTATGAGCTGGGGGAGGACACCATCCGCCAGGCCTTTGCCCCCTTTGGCCCCATCAAGAGCATCGACATGTCCTGGGACTCCGTCACCATGAAGCACAAG GGCTTTGCCTTCGTGGAGTATGAGGTCCCCGAAGCTGCACAGCTGGCCTTGGAGCAGATGAACTCGGTGATGCTGGGGGGCAGGAACATCAAG GTGGGCAGACCCAGCAACATAGGGCAGGCCCAGCCCATCATAGACCAGTTGGCTGAGGAGGCACGGGCCTTCAACCGCATCTACGTGGCCTCTGTGCACCAGGACCTCTCAGACGATGACATCAAGAGCGTGTTTGAGGCCTTTGGCAAGATCAAGTCCTGCACACTGGCCCGGGACCCCACAACTGGCAAGCACAAGGGCTACGGCTTCATTG AGTACGAGAAGGCCCAGTCGTCCCAAGATGCTGTGTCTTCCATGAACCTCTTTGACCTGGGTGGCCAGTACTTGCGGGTGGGCAAGGCTGTCACACCGCCCATGCCCCTACTCACACCAGCCACGCCTGGAGGCCTCCCACCTGCCGCTGCTGTGGCAGCTGCTGCAGCCACTGCCAAGATCACAGCTCAG GAAGCAGTGGCCGGAGCAGCGGTGCTGGGTACCCTGGGCACACCTGGACTGGTGTCCCCAGCATTGACCCTGGCCCAGCCCCTGGGCACTTTGCCCCAGGCTGTCATGGCTGCCCAGGCACCTGGAGTCATCACAG GTGTGACCCCAGCCCGTCCTCCTATCCCGGTCACCATCCCCTCGGTGGGAGTGGTGAACCCCATCCTGGCCAGCCCTCCAACGCTGGGTCTCCTGGAGcccaagaaggagaaggaagaagaggagctgTTTCCCGAGTCAGAGCGGCCAGAGATGCTGAGCGAGCAGGAGCACATGAGCATCTCGGGCAGTAGCGCCCGCCACATGGTGATGCAGAAGCTGCTCCGCAAGCAGGAG TCTACAGTGATGGTTCTGCGCAACATGGTGGACCCCAAGGACATCGATGATGACCTGGAAGGGGAGGTGACAGAGGAGTGTGGCAAGTTCGGGGCCGTGAACCGCGTCATCATCTACCAAGAGAAACAAGGCGAGGAGGAGGATGCGGAAATCATTGTCAAGATCTTTGTGGAGTTTTCCATAGCCTCCGAGACTCATAAGGCCATCCAGGCCCTCAATGGCCGCTGGTTTGCTGGCCGCAAGGTGGTGGCTGAAGTGTACGACCAGGAGCGTTTTGATAACAGTGACCTCTCTGCGTGA
- the PUF60 gene encoding poly(U)-binding-splicing factor PUF60 isoform X5, whose translation MATATIALVNGQQGGGSEPAAAAAVVAAGDKWKPPQGTDSIKMENGQSTAAKLGLPPLTPEQQEALQKAKKYAMEQSIKSVLVKQTIAHQQQQLTNLQMAAVTMGFGDPLSPLQSMAAQRQRALAIMCRVYVGSIYYELGEDTIRQAFAPFGPIKSIDMSWDSVTMKHKGFAFVEYEVPEAAQLALEQMNSVMLGGRNIKVGRPSNIGQAQPIIDQLAEEARAFNRIYVASVHQDLSDDDIKSVFEAFGKIKSCTLARDPTTGKHKGYGFIEYEKAQSSQDAVSSMNLFDLGGQYLRVGKAVTPPMPLLTPATPGGLPPAAAVAAAAATAKITAQEAVAGAAVLGTLGTPGLVSPALTLAQPLGTLPQAVMAAQAPGVITGVTPARPPIPVTIPSVGVVNPILASPPTLGLLEPKKEKEEEELFPESERPEMLSEQEHMSISGSSARHMVMQKLLRKQESTVMVLRNMVDPKDIDDDLEGEVTEECGKFGAVNRVIIYQEKQGEEEDAEIIVKIFVEFSIASETHKAIQALNGRWFAGRKVVAEVYDQERFDNSDLSA comes from the exons ATGGCGACGGCGACCATAGCTCTC GTCAATGGCCAGCAAGGAGGGGGGTCCgagccggcggcggcggcggcagtggTGGCAGCGGGAGACAAATGGAAACCTCCACAG GGCACAGACTCCATCAAGATGGAGAACGGGCAGAGCACAGCCGCCAAGCTGGGGCTGCCTCCCCTGACGCCCGAGCAGCAGGAGGCCCTTCAGAAG GCCAAGAAGTACGCCATGGAGCAGAGCATCAAGAGCGTGCTGGTGAAGCAGACCATCGcgcaccagcagcagcagctcacCAACCTGCAG ATGGCAGCAGTGACAATGGGCTTTGGAGATCCTCTCTCACCTTTGCAATCG ATGGCGGCTCAGCGGCAGCGGGCGCTGGCCATCATGTGCCGCGTCTACGTGGGCTCTATCTACTATGAGCTGGGGGAGGACACCATCCGCCAGGCCTTTGCCCCCTTTGGCCCCATCAAGAGCATCGACATGTCCTGGGACTCCGTCACCATGAAGCACAAG GGCTTTGCCTTCGTGGAGTATGAGGTCCCCGAAGCTGCACAGCTGGCCTTGGAGCAGATGAACTCGGTGATGCTGGGGGGCAGGAACATCAAG GTGGGCAGACCCAGCAACATAGGGCAGGCCCAGCCCATCATAGACCAGTTGGCTGAGGAGGCACGGGCCTTCAACCGCATCTACGTGGCCTCTGTGCACCAGGACCTCTCAGACGATGACATCAAGAGCGTGTTTGAGGCCTTTGGCAAGATCAAGTCCTGCACACTGGCCCGGGACCCCACAACTGGCAAGCACAAGGGCTACGGCTTCATTG AGTACGAGAAGGCCCAGTCGTCCCAAGATGCTGTGTCTTCCATGAACCTCTTTGACCTGGGTGGCCAGTACTTGCGGGTGGGCAAGGCTGTCACACCGCCCATGCCCCTACTCACACCAGCCACGCCTGGAGGCCTCCCACCTGCCGCTGCTGTGGCAGCTGCTGCAGCCACTGCCAAGATCACAGCTCAG GAAGCAGTGGCCGGAGCAGCGGTGCTGGGTACCCTGGGCACACCTGGACTGGTGTCCCCAGCATTGACCCTGGCCCAGCCCCTGGGCACTTTGCCCCAGGCTGTCATGGCTGCCCAGGCACCTGGAGTCATCACAG GTGTGACCCCAGCCCGTCCTCCTATCCCGGTCACCATCCCCTCGGTGGGAGTGGTGAACCCCATCCTGGCCAGCCCTCCAACGCTGGGTCTCCTGGAGcccaagaaggagaaggaagaagaggagctgTTTCCCGAGTCAGAGCGGCCAGAGATGCTGAGCGAGCAGGAGCACATGAGCATCTCGGGCAGTAGCGCCCGCCACATGGTGATGCAGAAGCTGCTCCGCAAGCAGGAG TCTACAGTGATGGTTCTGCGCAACATGGTGGACCCCAAGGACATCGATGATGACCTGGAAGGGGAGGTGACAGAGGAGTGTGGCAAGTTCGGGGCCGTGAACCGCGTCATCATCTACCAAGAGAAACAAGGCGAGGAGGAGGATGCGGAAATCATTGTCAAGATCTTTGTGGAGTTTTCCATAGCCTCCGAGACTCATAAGGCCATCCAGGCCCTCAATGGCCGCTGGTTTGCTGGCCGCAAGGTGGTGGCTGAAGTGTACGACCAGGAGCGTTTTGATAACAGTGACCTCTCTGCGTGA
- the PUF60 gene encoding poly(U)-binding-splicing factor PUF60 isoform X10, producing the protein MATATIALGTDSIKMENGQSTAAKLGLPPLTPEQQEALQKAKKYAMEQSIKSVLVKQTIAHQQQQLTNLQMAAQRQRALAIMCRVYVGSIYYELGEDTIRQAFAPFGPIKSIDMSWDSVTMKHKGFAFVEYEVPEAAQLALEQMNSVMLGGRNIKVGRPSNIGQAQPIIDQLAEEARAFNRIYVASVHQDLSDDDIKSVFEAFGKIKSCTLARDPTTGKHKGYGFIEYEKAQSSQDAVSSMNLFDLGGQYLRVGKAVTPPMPLLTPATPGGLPPAAAVAAAAATAKITAQEAVAGAAVLGTLGTPGLVSPALTLAQPLGTLPQAVMAAQAPGVITGVTPARPPIPVTIPSVGVVNPILASPPTLGLLEPKKEKEEEELFPESERPEMLSEQEHMSISGSSARHMVMQKLLRKQESTVMVLRNMVDPKDIDDDLEGEVTEECGKFGAVNRVIIYQEKQGEEEDAEIIVKIFVEFSIASETHKAIQALNGRWFAGRKVVAEVYDQERFDNSDLSA; encoded by the exons ATGGCGACGGCGACCATAGCTCTC GGCACAGACTCCATCAAGATGGAGAACGGGCAGAGCACAGCCGCCAAGCTGGGGCTGCCTCCCCTGACGCCCGAGCAGCAGGAGGCCCTTCAGAAG GCCAAGAAGTACGCCATGGAGCAGAGCATCAAGAGCGTGCTGGTGAAGCAGACCATCGcgcaccagcagcagcagctcacCAACCTGCAG ATGGCGGCTCAGCGGCAGCGGGCGCTGGCCATCATGTGCCGCGTCTACGTGGGCTCTATCTACTATGAGCTGGGGGAGGACACCATCCGCCAGGCCTTTGCCCCCTTTGGCCCCATCAAGAGCATCGACATGTCCTGGGACTCCGTCACCATGAAGCACAAG GGCTTTGCCTTCGTGGAGTATGAGGTCCCCGAAGCTGCACAGCTGGCCTTGGAGCAGATGAACTCGGTGATGCTGGGGGGCAGGAACATCAAG GTGGGCAGACCCAGCAACATAGGGCAGGCCCAGCCCATCATAGACCAGTTGGCTGAGGAGGCACGGGCCTTCAACCGCATCTACGTGGCCTCTGTGCACCAGGACCTCTCAGACGATGACATCAAGAGCGTGTTTGAGGCCTTTGGCAAGATCAAGTCCTGCACACTGGCCCGGGACCCCACAACTGGCAAGCACAAGGGCTACGGCTTCATTG AGTACGAGAAGGCCCAGTCGTCCCAAGATGCTGTGTCTTCCATGAACCTCTTTGACCTGGGTGGCCAGTACTTGCGGGTGGGCAAGGCTGTCACACCGCCCATGCCCCTACTCACACCAGCCACGCCTGGAGGCCTCCCACCTGCCGCTGCTGTGGCAGCTGCTGCAGCCACTGCCAAGATCACAGCTCAG GAAGCAGTGGCCGGAGCAGCGGTGCTGGGTACCCTGGGCACACCTGGACTGGTGTCCCCAGCATTGACCCTGGCCCAGCCCCTGGGCACTTTGCCCCAGGCTGTCATGGCTGCCCAGGCACCTGGAGTCATCACAG GTGTGACCCCAGCCCGTCCTCCTATCCCGGTCACCATCCCCTCGGTGGGAGTGGTGAACCCCATCCTGGCCAGCCCTCCAACGCTGGGTCTCCTGGAGcccaagaaggagaaggaagaagaggagctgTTTCCCGAGTCAGAGCGGCCAGAGATGCTGAGCGAGCAGGAGCACATGAGCATCTCGGGCAGTAGCGCCCGCCACATGGTGATGCAGAAGCTGCTCCGCAAGCAGGAG TCTACAGTGATGGTTCTGCGCAACATGGTGGACCCCAAGGACATCGATGATGACCTGGAAGGGGAGGTGACAGAGGAGTGTGGCAAGTTCGGGGCCGTGAACCGCGTCATCATCTACCAAGAGAAACAAGGCGAGGAGGAGGATGCGGAAATCATTGTCAAGATCTTTGTGGAGTTTTCCATAGCCTCCGAGACTCATAAGGCCATCCAGGCCCTCAATGGCCGCTGGTTTGCTGGCCGCAAGGTGGTGGCTGAAGTGTACGACCAGGAGCGTTTTGATAACAGTGACCTCTCTGCGTGA
- the PUF60 gene encoding poly(U)-binding-splicing factor PUF60 isoform X3 — MEQLTLADSGLVGKEARRCRRASLPMGMPSAWWLQNEAGCLFAARVNGQQGGGSEPAAAAAVVAAGDKWKPPQGTDSIKMENGQSTAAKLGLPPLTPEQQEALQKAKKYAMEQSIKSVLVKQTIAHQQQQLTNLQMAAVTMGFGDPLSPLQSMAAQRQRALAIMCRVYVGSIYYELGEDTIRQAFAPFGPIKSIDMSWDSVTMKHKGFAFVEYEVPEAAQLALEQMNSVMLGGRNIKVGRPSNIGQAQPIIDQLAEEARAFNRIYVASVHQDLSDDDIKSVFEAFGKIKSCTLARDPTTGKHKGYGFIEYEKAQSSQDAVSSMNLFDLGGQYLRVGKAVTPPMPLLTPATPGGLPPAAAVAAAAATAKITAQEAVAGAAVLGTLGTPGLVSPALTLAQPLGTLPQAVMAAQAPGVITGVTPARPPIPVTIPSVGVVNPILASPPTLGLLEPKKEKEEEELFPESERPEMLSEQEHMSISGSSARHMVMQKLLRKQESTVMVLRNMVDPKDIDDDLEGEVTEECGKFGAVNRVIIYQEKQGEEEDAEIIVKIFVEFSIASETHKAIQALNGRWFAGRKVVAEVYDQERFDNSDLSA, encoded by the exons ATGGAGCAGCTGACCTTGGCTGACAGTGGCCTGGTGGGGAAGGAAGCCAGAAGATGCAGAAGGGCCTCCCTTCCCATGGGCATGCCTTCTGCCTGGTGGCTGCAGAATGAGGCCGGCTGCCTCTTTGCAGCAAGG GTCAATGGCCAGCAAGGAGGGGGGTCCgagccggcggcggcggcggcagtggTGGCAGCGGGAGACAAATGGAAACCTCCACAG GGCACAGACTCCATCAAGATGGAGAACGGGCAGAGCACAGCCGCCAAGCTGGGGCTGCCTCCCCTGACGCCCGAGCAGCAGGAGGCCCTTCAGAAG GCCAAGAAGTACGCCATGGAGCAGAGCATCAAGAGCGTGCTGGTGAAGCAGACCATCGcgcaccagcagcagcagctcacCAACCTGCAG ATGGCAGCAGTGACAATGGGCTTTGGAGATCCTCTCTCACCTTTGCAATCG ATGGCGGCTCAGCGGCAGCGGGCGCTGGCCATCATGTGCCGCGTCTACGTGGGCTCTATCTACTATGAGCTGGGGGAGGACACCATCCGCCAGGCCTTTGCCCCCTTTGGCCCCATCAAGAGCATCGACATGTCCTGGGACTCCGTCACCATGAAGCACAAG GGCTTTGCCTTCGTGGAGTATGAGGTCCCCGAAGCTGCACAGCTGGCCTTGGAGCAGATGAACTCGGTGATGCTGGGGGGCAGGAACATCAAG GTGGGCAGACCCAGCAACATAGGGCAGGCCCAGCCCATCATAGACCAGTTGGCTGAGGAGGCACGGGCCTTCAACCGCATCTACGTGGCCTCTGTGCACCAGGACCTCTCAGACGATGACATCAAGAGCGTGTTTGAGGCCTTTGGCAAGATCAAGTCCTGCACACTGGCCCGGGACCCCACAACTGGCAAGCACAAGGGCTACGGCTTCATTG AGTACGAGAAGGCCCAGTCGTCCCAAGATGCTGTGTCTTCCATGAACCTCTTTGACCTGGGTGGCCAGTACTTGCGGGTGGGCAAGGCTGTCACACCGCCCATGCCCCTACTCACACCAGCCACGCCTGGAGGCCTCCCACCTGCCGCTGCTGTGGCAGCTGCTGCAGCCACTGCCAAGATCACAGCTCAG GAAGCAGTGGCCGGAGCAGCGGTGCTGGGTACCCTGGGCACACCTGGACTGGTGTCCCCAGCATTGACCCTGGCCCAGCCCCTGGGCACTTTGCCCCAGGCTGTCATGGCTGCCCAGGCACCTGGAGTCATCACAG GTGTGACCCCAGCCCGTCCTCCTATCCCGGTCACCATCCCCTCGGTGGGAGTGGTGAACCCCATCCTGGCCAGCCCTCCAACGCTGGGTCTCCTGGAGcccaagaaggagaaggaagaagaggagctgTTTCCCGAGTCAGAGCGGCCAGAGATGCTGAGCGAGCAGGAGCACATGAGCATCTCGGGCAGTAGCGCCCGCCACATGGTGATGCAGAAGCTGCTCCGCAAGCAGGAG TCTACAGTGATGGTTCTGCGCAACATGGTGGACCCCAAGGACATCGATGATGACCTGGAAGGGGAGGTGACAGAGGAGTGTGGCAAGTTCGGGGCCGTGAACCGCGTCATCATCTACCAAGAGAAACAAGGCGAGGAGGAGGATGCGGAAATCATTGTCAAGATCTTTGTGGAGTTTTCCATAGCCTCCGAGACTCATAAGGCCATCCAGGCCCTCAATGGCCGCTGGTTTGCTGGCCGCAAGGTGGTGGCTGAAGTGTACGACCAGGAGCGTTTTGATAACAGTGACCTCTCTGCGTGA